The Penaeus monodon isolate SGIC_2016 chromosome 6, NSTDA_Pmon_1, whole genome shotgun sequence genomic sequence GCTGCCATGGGCCATCGGGTGCTAGCGGTTGACCTTCCAGGTTCGTGAAACTGACTCCAAAGCCGTGCTGTctcaatgttaaaaataatatcatcaggcactaataatggtgatattgtcTTCTGACAGTTAATGTTGTTGCTTAgaagaatgatagtgatgattatgatgatggcagtgatggtgattacaataatgataataacaaaaattatgttactgataataataataaaggtgatgatggtgttgaggaagatgatgatgaagaagataatgataatgataatgataatggtaatgatcatgatgatggtaataagaaaaatgatattaatattaatgatgatgataataataataatgataatgataataataataataataataataataataataataataatgatggtgatggtaataataatcgttgctatcattataatcattatcattataattgttgttgattttattattattattattattattgttattattattattattattattattactattattattattattattttatacgaaagtttccttagatctgctaattaaaatcaaacaccgagtcactaccagcgacctcggttgattgaagtttgaggcaatggaacatcaacaagaacatgcaaaatatgcagaacaaccacaaatcaaaacatccagtcaaatcaattcacgcacacaaagaacacatcagattgataatgctcttctgagaacatgtgctgtgctgtttaagactattttttttatttcttctaattttggatttcctggtatttgctcaagaaacttatctgtacctttttttataaggccaagagctccaataacaacaggcaaaattttggtttttaaatgccacatcttttccacctctattcccaggtctttatactttgatatcttttcgaacatttttgttaggacgtttctgtctgaagggatgctcatatctataaacaggcaagtgttgtttattttgtccttgatgacgatatctggacgatttgcctgtatattattattattattattattattattattattattattattatcaatatcatcaatattattattatcactattatcactcggaggtgagaagacctggtagcagcacgatcagtatgggtgggtacacctactactggtcgggccacatcGATGGTCACcaccagggtgtagccatagccatctccagccgacttcagccctcggtagttgaggtgacaccggttgatgagcgtattatggcactgagactgaagcatgcttttggcttcatgtctcttattgctgtatatgctcctaatgatgtatgtaaactcgatgtgaaagaggcgttctatgccaaactcgcatctgtggcagacaattgcccctggcaagatattcgcattgttctggacggcttcaatgtggtatccggctgtgactgagctgggtatgagatgtctgtcggtccccatgattcgggagctgatcccagcagcgagaatagcctccttctctaggactttgctaggtcccagagaatgaggatctctggttcctggtaccagtgctccaacccgcatcgctagacatggtacagcgatacgggtacagtggccaaagagattgaccacattcttgtcagcacgcgatggaggatcctccagaactgcagggtttaccggagtgccgagttttgtggcactgaccataggctggttgtgccTACTCTgcagatccacttcaaaactccccgtccctccagtgtttcacttggacagactaagggaggaggagtgtgcctgtgagttcaccatggcagtctctgaccgattcacagaactcaacaacctgatggacccagttgctttgtgggagctcttcaagtgcgtaacactcgaagcagcctaggagtccattggcgtatgcctgagggcaaggcagaattccatctccctggagacattagaagccactgaagcgtgtcacatggctcagctgaatggtaattaAGTCTTacatcgctccatggtgcgtagggctcggacactgctgagaagggacaaggaacagttcatcaggaatcttttaTCGAGAAGCACAGCCGCCTGAGGGAGTGAGAAGTAGTGGGGAAGCGGTAGTTCTTCTCCACGGTGCCGAGTTTTCGTCGGAAAATTGGGAAGAACTGAAAACGATCGGCATCCTTGctgtccattggcgtatgcctgagggcaaggcagaattccatctccctggagacattagaagccactgaagcgtgtcacatggctcggctgaatggtaatcaagtcttacatcgctccatggtgcgtagggctcggacactgctgagaagggacaaggaacagttcatcaggaatcttgctgaggagattgaaggccatttcttggtaaacaaccttcgccgtgcctaccaagccctgagaaagctgaactctaagccctcctcgcagatgactgcagtctgatcagcagatggatggatcatctcagatcatgttggggttcatgaacgttcatgagtattttgagcagttgtgctaggtagaccctccaacagttagcttggatgcaagcgatgtcacaatacctgtgctgacccacccatcagcgaggaacctcctaccctaacagagcttaggatggcgatttccaagctgaagagtgggaaagctgcaggcgtttgtgatatccctgctgaactgctaaagtcctgactgccatctggcactctggtatcattccccctgacctgctgaggggcgtggtcatccctctctggaaggggaaagaggatcgttgagattgtagcaactactgtggcattatactgctcagcataccaggcaaagttctcgcccacattcttctgaaacagatccgcaaccacctactgaggtatcAGAGACCGTAGcggtctggatttactcctggcaagtccacaataggccgaatactagtgcttcaagtaattgtggaacaccgtcgtgagtttggtcatgggttgcttgcaacctacatcgacctcaagaaggcgcttgactcggtgcatcaggaatcgctatgggatatcctgagacgcagattattggcctaatagcaagcctttatactggtactgaaagtgctgtaaagggtggtgggggtatgtcgaacttcttccctgttaattcaggggcaaggctgtgtccttgcaccaacacttttcaacacctgtatggactggataatgggcagagctactagtcaaagtcagtgtggagcaacactgggcaatatcaaggtctcagaccttgactttgctgatgatgttgctatcctatctgagcctcTTGAGTCACTGGTGGatgagcaatgaggcgaagcccttaggcctagaggtctggaccaagaccaagattcgggactttgtgggcctgttaggggaacccattcagtcgatccatgcttgcggtgaggacgttgaagttacagagagttttacataccttggtagtgtagtccatatctctgggctgtcagaccaagaagtcaatagacagattggtctggcaacaggagccatgaactcatttggagatgtcggtacttatgcagaaggaccaagctacgtgtcttcaaggccttgatactgccagttttgctctatggaagcaaaacctggatgctatccagtgtcttgaagtctcgtcttgatgccttttataacaagtccctttgccagatcatgggtacagttggaaggaccacgtgtccaaccgatggttacactgtgagactggcatgggacttgttacttgcataatccgggattgccaactcaggctatatgggcacccagCTCATTTctttgtggatgaccctgcccatcaggttgtctttttgcaagacaaccctgggtggaggaggcctgtgggacgacccaggaggtcatggcttgggcagctcgacgagacctttcacgaggaattagagatgggctgtgggcctgcctggagactcgcctcgagagatcctcgtggttggaaacgaagggtggatgtggccatgcgcccctgtcggcattagccccttgatgatgatgatgatgatatatatatatgcacatatatatatatatatatatatatatatatatatatatatatatatgtatatatatacagatatatgtatatgtatatgtctatatatataatgtacatatgcatgttttcttttcaatctcCATTTATTAAGGGggtatataatgtgatataatataagatattctacatctatgaccgtaatgtgatcctaagaaatatctctcagTATTTAGGCAATATGgtaaaacatgtgaacatttcactatatcatgctctagcaacaaaatattatTCTTGAAAATTTACACTACTATCGtagtgaaaatgctttcataCTAATAAGGCCATGGCCAAGAAGAGCGaaactcaggtttatctttcgtatgcctacgcttttgattaacacatttcaGTGTCATGCACAGGCaacaatagtcattatttttattatatcatcagcagtaacctccaggggacagttgcaacttctcgcgcctgagcggtgtgcgaaccgccgaccccctcGGGCGAGaggcacgttaccactgtactagcccggaggctgcgtATGTCCAACCAGTCGTGAGCGTAAACTCTCACGCCTTTGAAAATCACTGCAAGGGGGCACGACTTAGACGGGCTCTTATTGGTTGGagctacacgcccgttaacctatttatctatctatctatcaatatatatatatatatatatatatatatatatatatatatatatatatatatatatatatatgtatatatatatatatatatatatatatatatatatatatatatatatatatagatagatagatagatagatagatagatacatatatatgtataagtgcatacctatatctatatatctgtctatctatctatctatctgtctatatatatatatatatatatatatatatatatatatatatatatatatatatatatatatatatatacatgcacacacacactcatacacacatacacacacacacacacaccacacacacacacacacacacacacacacacacacacacacacacacaccacacacacacacaccacacgcacatatatatatatatatatatatatatatatatatatatatatatttatatatatatatatatatatatatatatatatatatttatatatatattatatatatatatatatatatatatatatatatatatatttatatatatatatgtatgtgtgtgtgtgtgtgtgtgtgtgtgtgtgtaattaaaaatGTTTCTgttcctaatgataatgatgattgtgagggTAGAAATGTGAAAATGTGCTTGGCCTGCACTCAAGGGAGGTACCAGGTCCTCTAGGTGCTTTTTATATCAAGTGGTGGATGTTGTGCAGCAGTGGAAACAAGGCCTTTCTCTTGTTAATGCCTTCCAAACATAAAGTGTAGGCGTGTACTAACACAGACTCAAGGAAAAGAAATCTTGCCGTGGCAGTATGATGAGAAAATACATGTTGTATCCTACAAACAAACATGTTGCTTATTTCATATTGGCAAACACAGTttaacatacacgcacatatttcTGTCACACTTGCTCTAGTTTTGTTTGCTTCCCGTCCTAGCCTTACTTATCAATTCCTATATCTGctgagttttttttatagttcgaTGCTAAATATCAAGTATTTACGCAATACCTATAGCATGGTTATATAAtcgcacgtatatatacacatacaaactatATCACAGTCTATGAATATCTTCATTGCCACATAACAGGTTATGGGAAATCAAGCGAAGGCGAGCCAGGTGATAAGGCTGACTTTTTGCAAGAGTTGTTACTGAAGTTGGAAGCTATAAAACCAATCTTGATTTCCCCCTCCATGAGCGGCAGCTACTCCATCCCGTTCGTCATCAAATACCCGCAGGCTCTTGGTGGATTCGTGCCCATCGCTCCCGTGGGCACTGAGAAACTCAAAGCAAATGCGCAGGAACTGATGGTATGTTCAGTTGCCTAAATATAACTGccgatactactactaaaacgaTGATACTGCTTTATCACATTGAGGTAACTATTTCTGATTCTCTGTTGTTATTTCCTGCAGATTCCGACGCTCATAACGTACGGCGAGCTGGACCTGGAGCTCGGCCACAAGTCGCGCGAGGTCTTGTTCGCCCGCATCCCGACGTCGCAGATAGTGCCGCTGCCCGACGCCAACCACGCGGCCTACCTGGACCAGCCGGTCTTGTTCCATACATTACTCTATAACTTCATTCAGAACATCCACGCTCGCAAAGCCTAATGCcatgcttttcttttgttttgatacGGTTCTGGATAACAAAAACGAAGTTGTTTCCATTTGCTTTATTTGAATTTTTGTGTTGGGAGGTCTAAAGGATTTCCCCGCGGTCACTTCCCGAGATCGTTAACTTGCGCATGTGTCTTCATATTCTCAATGCAATCAtcagtttcttccttttcttcctaccatctgcattttttttcctttacgcaTCCTCAGTTACCCACTCATCTACTTTGAAGGATGGATATAAACAAAAGCTgccatatattgtgtatacatacgtgcataaatacaaaacacacaaatatatacatacacatacacacacacacacacacacacacacacacacacacacacacatatatatattatatatatatatatatatatatatatatatatatatatatatatatatatatattttgtgtgtgtgtgtgtgtgtttgcatatacaaacagacatatatatatatatatatatatatatatatatatatatatatatatatatatatatatatataataatacatacatatatgtatatatatgcacacacacacacacacacacacacacacacacacacacacacacacacacacacacacacacacacacacacacacacacacacacacacacacacgagcaatataggatgtggataattctacaggatgtggataattctatttcggttaccagtggaccacgtggctgttttccacgtggatccaaaagtcccaaatataacctttcgctcagcgagggcggaggtcacatctgatatctcacctcgtttgaccgggggttcgtgctaagcatccgacgcggtaaggtcagctccgccctctccctccgggcagctggctgcgacccgcgtaccgccttacccatactagacatgtctcgtgttcttatactgcgtggtgtcaactctcagaaataaagagtgaagccgttaacaagtataactaccctctgttcaccactgtactaaggatgatagccttttacaatatatatatatatatatatatatatatatatatatatatatatatatatatatatatatatatgtatatgtatgtatatgtgtatgtatatgtgtatatatgtatatgtatatatatatacatatatatatatatatatatatatatatatatatatatatatatatatatacatgtctacttgtatatgcacacacacacacacacacacacacacacacacacacacacacacacacacacacacatacacacacacacacacacacacacacacacacacacacatacacacacacacacacacatacctaaaaaggtaccaccagcactctccgtggaaagaaactggggacctaccacgtactcactccaagagcatcacaacatgaaaactacaattaagtatcatgctgtgaccacggcggctcagacatgaacctaccgttaaagaagaagatatgtgcacacgcagaactaattaagaatgctggcgaaagtttgttgaatacttcttctacaaactctgtacaaaaatatggaataaaagaagatggccagaagactgggtaaaatcaatctttactcccatacctaaaaaaggtgacgcactccaatgcaacaataaaagggcaattgcattaataagtcacagcagcaaaattttgttgaaaattattgctgaaagaatgaagttgaagttaagagaggaaattgcagacgaacaagcaggttttcgccctggaaaaggtaccagaaaccagattctagatctaaaattgatcatagagaaaagcagaaaacatcaaaaagacctatacctgtgtttcatcgattatgtgaaagcttttgatactgttgatcaggatattctctggaataacatgaacgatatgaagtttccaaaacacatcatccaactaataaaagccatgtttgaccaacaacaagcagctgtaagaaccacttatgggttaacagaatggttcgaagtcaaacaaggagtacgacagggttgcattctgtctccccacctctttaacatatattctgaaacaattatgagaggtgctctagagaattttgaaggaactgtagatgttggaggatacaagatatcaaatctaaggtacgccgatgatatagttttaaatgccagcagtatcactgaactacaacaactactagataaagttagagaagcaagcgaaaaggctggcttgtttcttaatgccaagaaaactaagatcatgaagattcaaagataaccggcaatgaacaatgatgaacatgttacaatcaatggaatgattgtggaaaatgtgaaagagttcacttatcttggagctgttttaactaatacatatgatgattcaccggagataaaaagaagaattgccattgccaaaaatgccacaattgctctcaataacatctggaaagaccaaagcattaccttacggacaaagctgaggttattgaactcattagttttcccaattgcatcatatggttctgag encodes the following:
- the LOC119574340 gene encoding protein ABHD14B-like, producing MPQVRTATLLLVFAGTSVLISAMIITGSIQKLLHTTRAVKDESREEALENIDFWKTVELEENDLPSSINETASQAQVEPRTVSVMETDIFYREAQPPEGVRSSGEAVVLLHGAEFSSENWEELKTIGILAAMGHRVLAVDLPGYGKSSEGEPGDKADFLQELLLKLEAIKPILISPSMSGSYSIPFVIKYPQALGGFVPIAPVGTEKLKANAQELMIPTLITYGELDLELGHKSREVLFARIPTSQIVPLPDANHAAYLDQPVLFHTLLYNFIQNIHARKA